The following coding sequences are from one Comamonas koreensis window:
- a CDS encoding ABC transporter substrate-binding protein: protein MKAKLKAIAQVACLVALSAGAAQAQEKVKIGFITDMSSLYADVEGKNGAVAIQMAIDDFGGKVLGQPIEMVSADHQNKADIAASKAREWIDTAGVTMLFGGTNSGTALAAAKVAQEKKRVYFNSGAGSSALTNEQCSPYTVHYAYDTVALAKGTGGAVVDRGGKSWFFLTADYAFGHSLEADTTAVIKAKGGQVLGSVRHPLNASDFSSFLLQAQNSKAQILGLANAGGDTINAIKAAREFGINKTMKTAGLLVFLSDIHSMGLKNTEGLLHTTSWYWDLNDETRKFADKFFAKTKRMPTDLHAADYSATMNYLKAVEAVKTTDADKVMAYLKSTPLNDFYGKGVIRPDGRYAHDMYLVEAKSPAESKKPWDYLKVLSTLPADQVWTTKAESKCALWK from the coding sequence ATGAAAGCAAAGCTCAAAGCCATTGCCCAGGTGGCATGTTTGGTCGCCCTGTCCGCAGGCGCTGCCCAGGCACAAGAAAAGGTGAAGATCGGCTTCATCACCGACATGTCCAGCCTCTACGCCGATGTGGAAGGCAAGAACGGCGCAGTCGCGATCCAGATGGCCATCGATGACTTCGGTGGCAAGGTGCTGGGCCAGCCCATCGAGATGGTCTCGGCCGACCACCAGAACAAGGCAGACATCGCAGCCTCCAAGGCGCGCGAGTGGATCGATACCGCCGGCGTGACCATGCTGTTTGGCGGCACCAACTCCGGCACGGCCCTGGCCGCTGCCAAGGTGGCGCAAGAGAAAAAGCGCGTCTACTTCAACAGCGGCGCGGGCTCCTCGGCACTGACCAATGAGCAGTGCAGCCCCTACACCGTGCACTATGCCTATGACACCGTGGCCTTGGCCAAGGGCACCGGCGGAGCCGTGGTGGACCGTGGCGGCAAGTCCTGGTTCTTCCTGACGGCCGACTACGCGTTTGGCCACTCGCTGGAAGCGGACACCACCGCCGTCATCAAGGCCAAGGGCGGCCAGGTGCTCGGCTCGGTGCGCCACCCGCTCAACGCATCTGACTTCTCGTCCTTCCTGCTGCAGGCGCAAAACTCCAAGGCCCAGATCCTGGGCCTGGCCAATGCCGGCGGCGACACCATCAATGCCATCAAGGCTGCGCGTGAGTTCGGCATCAACAAGACCATGAAGACCGCCGGCTTGCTGGTCTTCCTGTCTGACATCCACAGCATGGGCCTGAAGAACACCGAAGGCCTGCTGCACACCACCAGCTGGTACTGGGACCTGAACGACGAGACGCGCAAGTTCGCCGACAAGTTCTTCGCCAAGACCAAGCGCATGCCTACCGATCTGCATGCGGCGGACTACTCGGCGACGATGAACTACCTGAAGGCTGTCGAAGCCGTCAAGACCACCGATGCCGACAAGGTCATGGCCTACCTCAAGAGCACGCCGCTCAACGACTTCTACGGCAAGGGCGTGATCCGCCCCGATGGCCGCTACGCGCACGACATGTACCTGGTCGAAGCGAAGTCGCCTGCCGAATCCAAGAAGCCCTGGGATTACCTGAAGGTTCTGTCCACCTTGCCTGCGGACCAGGTCTGGACGACCAAGGCCGAATCCAAGTGCGCGCTCTGGAAGTAA
- a CDS encoding DUF2818 family protein: MSITASIWLVIVAGFVAANLPFLNQRILAAGPLCHDGGSAGKALWIRLVELVVLYFLIGAFAMLLEGRAGQRSSQGWEFYAVTGTLFLTFAFPGFAYQYLLRKVSRAG; this comes from the coding sequence ATGTCTATCACTGCATCCATCTGGTTGGTGATCGTGGCGGGCTTTGTTGCGGCCAATCTGCCATTTCTGAACCAACGTATTTTGGCCGCGGGGCCCCTGTGCCATGACGGCGGCAGTGCCGGCAAGGCCCTGTGGATCCGCCTGGTCGAGCTGGTCGTGCTGTACTTCCTCATCGGGGCATTTGCGATGCTGCTCGAAGGCCGCGCCGGCCAGCGCAGCAGCCAGGGCTGGGAGTTCTATGCCGTCACCGGCACCTTGTTCCTGACCTTTGCCTTCCCCGGTTTTGCCTACCAGTACCTGCTGCGCAAGGTGAGCCGAGCGGGGTGA
- a CDS encoding ABC transporter substrate-binding protein, producing MPSLRSARPHRRRAIAAAAAGCVLALLAQGALAQDKVRIGFITDMSSVYADVDGKGGALALQMAIDDFGGKLLGKPVELMVADHQNKADLAASKAREWFDQRDMQMLVGGTTSSTGLAMAKVAEEKKRLIIVNGSGTSALTNDQCSPYTVHYAYDTVALAKGTGGAIVALGDKDWFFLTADYAFGHALEADTTKVIKAAGGRVVGAVRHPINASDFSSFLLQAQNSKAQILAMANAGGDTINTIKAAREFGVTKTMKLAGMLLFSSDIHSLGLKQTEGLMFTDSWHWDLNPESRKFSDRFFEKFKKMPTSLQAADYSAMMTYLKTADRIKSTDSDKVMAALKAEPLSDFYAKGVVRPDGRYAHEMYLMQVKAPAESKGAWDYFKVLKTLSPDEVWTTKAESSCKLWK from the coding sequence ATGCCCTCTTTGCGTTCTGCCCGGCCGCACCGGCGACGCGCGATTGCGGCCGCTGCCGCTGGCTGTGTGCTGGCCCTGCTCGCCCAGGGTGCGCTGGCGCAAGACAAGGTGCGGATCGGCTTCATCACCGACATGTCCAGCGTCTATGCCGATGTCGATGGCAAGGGCGGGGCGTTGGCGCTGCAGATGGCGATTGATGACTTTGGCGGCAAGCTGCTGGGCAAGCCGGTGGAGCTGATGGTGGCCGACCACCAGAACAAGGCCGACCTGGCCGCCTCCAAGGCCCGCGAATGGTTTGACCAGCGCGATATGCAGATGCTGGTGGGCGGCACCACCTCCAGCACCGGCCTGGCGATGGCCAAGGTGGCCGAGGAGAAAAAGCGCCTCATCATCGTCAATGGCTCGGGCACATCCGCGCTGACCAATGACCAGTGCAGCCCCTACACCGTGCATTACGCCTATGACACCGTGGCCCTGGCCAAGGGCACCGGCGGCGCCATTGTGGCGCTGGGCGACAAGGACTGGTTCTTTCTGACGGCCGACTATGCCTTTGGCCATGCGCTGGAGGCCGATACCACCAAGGTGATCAAGGCCGCAGGTGGCCGCGTGGTGGGCGCCGTGCGGCATCCGATCAATGCCTCGGATTTCTCATCCTTCCTGCTGCAGGCGCAAAACTCCAAGGCCCAGATTCTGGCAATGGCCAATGCCGGTGGCGACACCATCAACACCATCAAGGCCGCGCGCGAGTTTGGCGTGACCAAGACCATGAAGCTCGCCGGCATGCTGCTGTTCAGTTCGGACATCCACAGCCTGGGGCTCAAGCAGACCGAAGGCCTGATGTTCACCGACAGCTGGCACTGGGACCTGAACCCGGAAAGCCGCAAGTTCTCGGACCGCTTCTTCGAGAAGTTCAAGAAGATGCCCACCTCGCTGCAGGCGGCCGATTACTCGGCGATGATGACCTACCTGAAGACGGCCGACCGCATCAAGTCCACCGATTCGGACAAGGTGATGGCCGCGCTGAAGGCCGAGCCCCTGTCCGACTTCTATGCCAAGGGCGTTGTCCGCCCTGATGGCCGCTACGCCCATGAGATGTACCTGATGCAGGTCAAGGCCCCGGCCGAATCCAAGGGCGCCTGGGATTACTTCAAGGTGCTCAAGACGCTCAGCCCTGACGAAGTCTGGACCACCAAGGCCGAATCCAGCTGCAAGCTCTGGAAGTAA
- a CDS encoding ABC transporter ATP-binding protein: MSDVILQTRDLTKEFRGFTAVSNVNLSVQRGSIHALIGPNGAGKTTCFNLLTKFLTPTKGIIHFNGTDITSEEPAQIARRGVIRSFQISAVFPHLSLMENVRIALQRKLGTSFHFWSSERTLDKLNGRAVALLEEVGLAHLADEITLNLPYGQKRALEIATTLAMEPELMLLDEPTQGMGHEDVERVTQLIKKVSAGRTILMVEHNMKVISTIADRITVLQRGAILAEGDYQTVSQNPQVMEAYMGTTDGQLQGAH; encoded by the coding sequence ATGAGTGATGTCATTCTTCAAACCCGAGATCTCACCAAGGAGTTTCGGGGATTCACAGCAGTCAGCAATGTCAACCTGTCGGTGCAGCGGGGCTCGATCCATGCGCTGATCGGCCCCAATGGTGCCGGCAAGACGACATGCTTCAACCTGCTGACCAAGTTCTTGACGCCCACCAAGGGCATCATCCATTTCAACGGCACGGACATCACCAGCGAAGAGCCGGCGCAGATTGCCCGCCGGGGGGTGATCCGCTCGTTCCAGATCTCGGCGGTATTCCCGCACCTGAGCCTGATGGAGAACGTGCGCATCGCCTTGCAGCGCAAGCTGGGCACGTCCTTCCACTTCTGGAGCAGCGAGCGCACCTTGGACAAGCTCAACGGCCGCGCGGTGGCCTTGCTCGAAGAGGTGGGCCTGGCGCACCTGGCCGACGAGATCACCTTGAACCTGCCTTATGGCCAAAAGCGTGCACTCGAGATTGCCACCACGCTTGCGATGGAGCCCGAGCTGATGCTGCTCGACGAACCCACCCAGGGCATGGGCCATGAGGACGTCGAGCGCGTCACCCAGCTGATCAAAAAGGTCTCGGCCGGGCGCACCATCTTGATGGTCGAGCACAACATGAAGGTCATCTCGACGATTGCAGACCGCATCACGGTGCTGCAGCGCGGCGCCATCCTGGCCGAGGGCGACTACCAGACGGTGTCGCAGAACCCCCAGGTGATGGAAGCGTATATGGGAACCACCGACGGCCAGCTGCAGGGAGCGCACTGA
- the nuoN gene encoding NADH-quinone oxidoreductase subunit NuoN, translating to MIDNISWLAIYPEIVLLVMACVITIVDLGVKSAGRTLTYILSLLTLVVVAVITGIYASNGNTFYAFGNMVVSDAMGNWLKCAAAIAMAVTLVYGRGYSRDRGMLNGGEYFILSLLALLGMNVMISGNNFLIIYLGLELLTLSSYALVCLRRDNTAAVEAGMKYFVLGAMASGFLLYGLSMIYGATGSLDIGEVFKAVNSGLIRHQVLVFGLVFVVAGLAFKLGVVPFHMWVPDVYQGAPTAITMIVGGAPKLAAFAIVIRLLVDGLLPLAIDWQQMLAVLAILSLLIGNLAAIAQTNIKRMLAYSTISQMGFVLLGLMSGVVNGNVEAATAGNAYSASMFYVVSYVLTTLATFGVVLLLAREGFESEEIADFAGLNQRSPLYAGVMAICLFSMAGIPPLVGFYSKLAVLQALVASGSGLYIALAVFAVIMSLIGAFYYLRVVKVMYFDKPITAAKVHAPLDVRAVLVVNGALVLILGIMPGGLMKLCSDAVLRALAS from the coding sequence ATGATTGATAACATCAGCTGGCTGGCTATCTATCCCGAAATCGTGCTGTTGGTGATGGCATGTGTCATCACCATCGTGGACCTGGGCGTCAAGAGCGCAGGGCGCACGCTCACCTACATTCTGTCGCTGCTGACCCTGGTGGTCGTGGCGGTGATCACCGGTATCTATGCCAGCAATGGCAATACGTTCTACGCCTTTGGCAACATGGTCGTCTCCGACGCCATGGGCAACTGGCTCAAGTGCGCTGCGGCGATCGCGATGGCCGTCACCCTGGTCTATGGCCGTGGTTACTCGCGTGACCGTGGCATGCTCAACGGCGGTGAGTACTTCATCCTGTCGCTGCTCGCGCTGCTGGGCATGAACGTGATGATCTCGGGCAACAACTTCCTGATCATCTACCTGGGGCTGGAGCTGCTGACCCTGTCGAGCTACGCGCTGGTCTGCCTGCGCCGTGACAACACCGCTGCGGTGGAAGCGGGCATGAAGTACTTCGTGCTGGGCGCGATGGCATCGGGTTTCCTGCTGTACGGTCTGTCGATGATCTACGGCGCCACCGGCTCGCTCGATATCGGTGAAGTGTTCAAGGCGGTGAACTCCGGCCTGATCCGCCACCAGGTGCTGGTCTTCGGTCTGGTGTTTGTGGTCGCTGGCCTGGCCTTCAAGCTGGGTGTGGTGCCTTTCCACATGTGGGTGCCTGACGTCTACCAAGGCGCACCCACGGCCATCACGATGATCGTGGGCGGCGCGCCCAAGCTGGCAGCTTTCGCGATTGTCATCCGCCTGCTGGTGGACGGCCTGCTGCCGCTGGCGATTGACTGGCAACAGATGCTGGCCGTGCTGGCCATCCTCTCGCTGCTGATCGGTAACTTGGCCGCTATTGCCCAGACCAACATCAAGCGCATGCTGGCCTACTCGACCATCTCGCAAATGGGCTTTGTGCTGCTGGGTCTGATGTCCGGCGTGGTCAATGGCAATGTCGAAGCGGCTACCGCTGGCAACGCCTACAGCGCCTCGATGTTCTACGTCGTGAGCTATGTGCTGACCACCCTGGCCACGTTCGGTGTGGTGCTGCTGCTGGCCCGTGAAGGCTTTGAGAGCGAAGAGATCGCCGACTTTGCCGGCCTGAACCAGCGCAGCCCGCTGTACGCTGGCGTGATGGCAATCTGCCTGTTCTCGATGGCCGGTATTCCTCCGCTGGTGGGCTTCTACTCGAAGCTGGCCGTGCTGCAGGCGCTGGTGGCTTCGGGCAGTGGCCTCTATATTGCGCTGGCCGTGTTTGCGGTGATCATGTCGCTGATCGGCGCCTTCTACTACCTGCGCGTGGTCAAGGTCATGTACTTCGACAAGCCCATCACCGCCGCCAAGGTGCATGCACCTTTAGACGTGCGTGCTGTGCTGGTGGTCAATGGCGCGCTGGTGCTGATTCTGGGCATCATGCCCGGCGGTCTGATGAAGCTGTGCTCTGACGCCGTGCTGCGCGCACTCGCCAGCTAA
- a CDS encoding NADH-quinone oxidoreductase subunit M yields MGLLSLAIWTPIVFGTVLLAFGKQEQAKMVRWIALVGALIGLLVTLPLYTGFQLGTSAMQFVEKASWIPRFGINYYLGVDGISFWFVPLTAFITVIVVLASWESITERVNQYMGAFLILSGLMIGVFSALDGLLFYVFFEATLIPMYLIIGIWGGPNRIYAAFKFFLYTLMGSLLTLIALLYLYTKAGSFEILAWHQLPLTMTEQTLIFFAFFAAFAVKVPMFPVHTWLPDVHVEAPTGGSAVLAAIMLKLGAYGFLRFSMPIAPDASHEWAWLIIALSLIAVIYVGLVAIVQKDMKKLVAYSSVAHMGFVTLGFFIFNDIGVMGGLMQMIAHGFVSGAMFLCIGVLYDRVHSRDIAAYGGVVNTMPKFAAFALLFAMANCGLPGTAGFIGEWMVILGATKFNFWIGVLSATALILGAAYTLWMYKRVYFGPVTNDHVRELKDIGCREFLILGILAAAVLIMGVYPAPFTDVMGASVADLLKHVAASKL; encoded by the coding sequence ATGGGATTGTTGAGTCTTGCAATTTGGACGCCCATCGTCTTTGGTACGGTCCTGCTGGCCTTTGGCAAGCAGGAGCAGGCCAAGATGGTGCGCTGGATCGCACTGGTCGGTGCGCTGATAGGCCTTTTGGTCACCTTGCCTCTGTACACCGGCTTCCAGCTGGGTACGTCGGCGATGCAGTTCGTCGAGAAGGCGTCTTGGATTCCACGCTTTGGTATCAACTACTACCTGGGCGTTGATGGCATCTCCTTCTGGTTTGTGCCGCTGACCGCCTTCATCACGGTGATCGTGGTGCTGGCTTCCTGGGAGTCGATCACCGAGCGCGTGAACCAGTACATGGGCGCGTTCCTGATCCTGTCGGGTCTGATGATCGGTGTGTTCTCGGCACTGGACGGTCTGCTGTTCTACGTGTTCTTTGAAGCAACCCTGATCCCGATGTACCTGATCATCGGTATCTGGGGTGGCCCGAACCGCATCTACGCAGCGTTCAAGTTCTTCCTGTACACGCTGATGGGTTCGCTGCTGACCTTGATCGCGCTGCTGTACCTCTACACCAAGGCAGGCAGCTTCGAGATTCTGGCCTGGCACCAGCTGCCGCTGACGATGACCGAGCAGACCTTGATCTTCTTTGCCTTCTTCGCCGCGTTTGCCGTGAAGGTGCCGATGTTCCCGGTGCACACCTGGCTGCCCGACGTTCACGTCGAAGCGCCTACCGGTGGTTCTGCCGTGCTGGCCGCGATCATGCTGAAGCTGGGGGCCTATGGTTTCCTGCGTTTCTCGATGCCCATCGCTCCTGATGCGTCGCACGAATGGGCCTGGCTCATCATCGCGCTGTCGCTGATCGCCGTGATCTATGTGGGTCTGGTGGCAATTGTGCAAAAGGACATGAAAAAGCTCGTGGCTTATTCGTCCGTCGCACACATGGGCTTTGTGACCCTGGGCTTCTTCATCTTCAATGACATCGGTGTCATGGGTGGCCTGATGCAGATGATTGCCCACGGCTTTGTGTCGGGCGCGATGTTCCTGTGTATCGGCGTGCTGTACGACCGCGTGCATTCGCGTGATATCGCTGCCTACGGCGGCGTGGTCAACACCATGCCCAAGTTTGCCGCCTTTGCCCTGCTGTTTGCGATGGCCAACTGCGGCCTGCCAGGCACCGCCGGTTTCATCGGCGAGTGGATGGTGATCCTGGGCGCCACCAAGTTCAACTTCTGGATTGGTGTGCTGTCGGCCACCGCGCTGATTCTGGGCGCTGCGTACACGCTGTGGATGTACAAGCGCGTGTACTTCGGCCCAGTGACCAATGACCATGTGCGCGAGCTCAAGGACATCGGTTGCCGCGAATTCCTAATCCTGGGCATCTTGGCTGCTGCCGTGCTGATCATGGGTGTCTACCCTGCGCCGTTCACCGATGTGATGGGTGCCTCGGTGGCCGACCTGCTCAAGCATGTCGCCGCGTCCAAGCTGTGA
- a CDS encoding branched-chain amino acid ABC transporter permease: MEIFGISLPALMSQLLLGLVNGSFYAILSLGLAVIFGLLNVINFAHGALFMLGAMFTWMAASYFQVNYWVMLLLSPILVGIIGVLIERFLLRHIYKLDHLYGLLLTLGLSLLIEGVFRSIYGVSGLGYDTPELLEGATNVGVMLLPNYRMWVVVASLIVCFATWYVIEKTRLGAYLRAGTENPRLVEAFGVNVPLMIMLTYAFGVGLAAFAGVLAAPVYQVTPLMGQNLIITVFAVVVIGGMGSIMGAIVTGLALGVIEGLTKVFYPEASATVVFVIMVIVLLVRPAGLFGKAK, encoded by the coding sequence ATGGAAATTTTTGGTATCTCATTACCGGCCTTGATGAGCCAGCTGCTGCTGGGTCTGGTCAACGGCTCGTTCTATGCCATTCTCAGTCTGGGATTGGCCGTGATCTTTGGCCTGCTCAATGTGATCAATTTCGCCCACGGCGCTTTGTTCATGCTGGGGGCCATGTTCACCTGGATGGCGGCGTCCTACTTCCAGGTCAATTACTGGGTGATGCTGCTGCTCTCGCCGATTCTGGTGGGCATCATCGGGGTGTTGATAGAGCGCTTTTTGCTGCGCCATATCTACAAGCTCGACCACCTCTACGGCCTGCTGCTGACCTTGGGGCTGTCGCTGCTGATCGAGGGCGTGTTCCGCTCGATCTACGGCGTCTCGGGCCTGGGCTACGACACGCCCGAGCTGCTCGAAGGCGCCACCAACGTTGGCGTGATGCTGCTGCCCAACTACCGCATGTGGGTGGTGGTAGCCTCGCTGATCGTCTGCTTTGCCACCTGGTATGTGATCGAGAAAACCCGCCTGGGCGCCTACCTGCGGGCCGGCACCGAGAACCCCCGTCTGGTCGAGGCTTTCGGTGTCAACGTGCCGCTGATGATCATGCTGACCTATGCGTTTGGCGTGGGCCTGGCCGCCTTTGCCGGCGTGCTGGCAGCGCCCGTCTACCAGGTCACGCCGCTGATGGGCCAGAACCTGATCATCACCGTGTTCGCGGTGGTGGTGATCGGTGGCATGGGCTCCATCATGGGCGCCATCGTCACCGGTCTGGCACTGGGCGTGATCGAAGGGCTGACCAAGGTCTTCTACCCAGAAGCCTCGGCCACCGTCGTGTTCGTGATCATGGTCATCGTGCTGCTGGTGCGCCCGGCTGGCCTGTTTGGCAAAGCGAAGTGA
- a CDS encoding ABC transporter ATP-binding protein, whose protein sequence is MNEKNGVPALEISDLHAWYGESHVLHGVNMRVMPGEVVTLLGRNGAGRTSTMRAVMGLTGSRKGSIKIHGVETIQMPTHKIAHLGLGYCPEERGIFASLSCEENLMLPPDLKTGSAGMSVEEIYEMFPNLAERRQSQGTRLSGGEQQMLAVARILRTGAKLLLLDEISEGLAPVIVQALARMIVSLRAKGYTVVMVEQNFRFAAPLADRLYVMEHGQIVEQFSADELEGKMPLLNTLLGV, encoded by the coding sequence ATGAATGAGAAAAACGGAGTGCCTGCACTGGAGATCAGCGATCTGCACGCCTGGTATGGCGAATCGCACGTGCTGCATGGCGTGAACATGCGCGTGATGCCGGGCGAGGTGGTGACCTTGCTGGGCCGCAACGGCGCGGGCCGCACATCGACGATGCGTGCGGTGATGGGGCTGACGGGCTCGCGCAAGGGCTCGATCAAAATCCATGGCGTCGAGACCATCCAGATGCCCACGCACAAGATTGCGCACCTGGGCCTGGGTTACTGCCCGGAAGAGCGCGGCATCTTTGCCAGCCTCTCCTGCGAAGAGAACCTGATGCTGCCGCCGGACCTCAAAACCGGCTCGGCCGGCATGTCGGTCGAAGAGATCTACGAGATGTTCCCCAACCTGGCCGAGCGCCGCCAAAGCCAGGGCACGCGCCTGTCGGGCGGTGAGCAGCAGATGCTGGCCGTGGCCCGCATTCTGCGCACCGGCGCCAAGCTGCTGCTGCTCGATGAGATCTCCGAAGGTCTGGCCCCCGTCATCGTGCAGGCGCTGGCCCGCATGATCGTGAGCCTGCGCGCCAAGGGCTACACCGTGGTGATGGTCGAGCAGAACTTCCGCTTTGCCGCGCCACTGGCCGACCGCCTCTATGTGATGGAACATGGCCAGATCGTCGAGCAGTTCAGCGCCGACGAGCTCGAAGGCAAGATGCCTTTGCTCAACACCTTGCTGGGGGTCTAG
- a CDS encoding branched-chain amino acid ABC transporter permease, whose translation MNSKKFAKLGYGLLLLGMIAAPFMGAYPVFVMKLMCFALFACAFNLLLGYTGLLSFGHAAFFGGAAYVTGHAIKVWHLTPELGILFGVVFGALLGVVFGWLAIRRQGIYFSMITLALAQMLFFACLQMPFTGGEDGLQAVPRGKLFGVLSLESDWTMYYVALAIVVLAFLLIMRTVHSPFGQVLKALKENEPRAISLGYDVNRFKLLAFVISAALAGLAGSLKTVVLGFATLTDVHWTASGQVILMTLVGGLGLLSGPIVGSAVIVALENKIGDIGTWLSRLTGVEWFNTLGESVTIVTGLIFVICVLAFRRGIMGELIAFMDRKKK comes from the coding sequence ATGAATTCCAAGAAGTTTGCCAAACTGGGGTATGGGTTGCTGCTGCTCGGCATGATCGCTGCGCCGTTCATGGGGGCCTACCCTGTGTTCGTGATGAAGCTGATGTGCTTTGCACTTTTCGCCTGTGCGTTCAATCTGCTGCTGGGCTACACCGGTCTGCTGTCCTTTGGCCATGCCGCCTTCTTTGGTGGTGCGGCTTATGTCACCGGCCATGCGATCAAGGTCTGGCACCTGACGCCGGAGCTGGGCATTTTGTTCGGCGTGGTGTTCGGTGCCTTGCTGGGTGTGGTGTTTGGCTGGCTGGCCATTCGCCGCCAGGGGATTTATTTCTCGATGATCACCTTGGCGCTCGCCCAGATGCTGTTCTTTGCCTGCCTGCAAATGCCCTTCACCGGTGGTGAGGACGGCCTGCAAGCGGTGCCGCGCGGCAAGCTGTTTGGCGTGCTGAGCCTGGAGAGCGACTGGACCATGTACTACGTGGCCCTGGCCATCGTGGTGCTGGCCTTCCTGCTGATCATGCGCACGGTGCATTCGCCTTTCGGCCAAGTGCTCAAGGCGCTGAAGGAAAATGAGCCGCGTGCCATCTCGCTGGGCTACGACGTCAACCGCTTCAAGCTGCTGGCCTTTGTCATCTCGGCTGCGCTGGCCGGTCTGGCCGGTTCGCTCAAGACCGTGGTGCTGGGCTTTGCAACCTTGACTGACGTGCACTGGACGGCATCGGGCCAGGTCATCCTGATGACCTTGGTGGGCGGCCTGGGCCTGCTGTCGGGCCCGATCGTCGGCTCGGCCGTGATCGTCGCGCTGGAGAACAAGATCGGCGATATCGGCACCTGGCTGTCGCGCCTGACCGGCGTCGAGTGGTTCAACACCTTGGGTGAGTCGGTGACCATTGTGACCGGCCTGATTTTTGTGATCTGCGTGCTGGCGTTCCGCCGCGGCATCATGGGCGAGTTGATCGCCTTCATGGACCGCAAGAAGAAATAG
- a CDS encoding DUF1178 family protein, translated as MKVFNLRCPLGHIFEGWFASDAAFEQQQSQGWLSCPMCNSHEIVKGLSAPHLARKSNSLAPAAPAAPASAAAAPARPGSAPASSSPSRASPTPLSDAQRLQQAWLELSRQIVANTDDVGSGFADLARQMHEGEVAARPIRGTATPEEQRALVDEGIDVLPLLLPEASKHRLQ; from the coding sequence GTGAAGGTCTTCAACCTGCGCTGCCCTTTGGGCCATATCTTTGAGGGCTGGTTCGCCTCGGACGCCGCGTTCGAGCAGCAACAAAGCCAGGGCTGGCTCAGCTGCCCGATGTGCAACTCGCATGAGATCGTCAAAGGCCTGAGCGCCCCGCATCTGGCGCGCAAATCCAATTCCCTGGCCCCAGCGGCTCCAGCTGCGCCGGCTTCCGCCGCCGCAGCCCCTGCACGGCCTGGTAGTGCGCCGGCGTCGTCCTCGCCATCCCGGGCCTCCCCAACCCCGCTCAGCGATGCCCAGCGCCTGCAACAGGCCTGGCTGGAGCTGTCGCGCCAGATCGTAGCCAATACCGACGATGTCGGCAGCGGCTTTGCCGACCTGGCCCGCCAGATGCATGAGGGTGAGGTCGCTGCCCGCCCGATCCGGGGCACCGCCACCCCGGAGGAGCAACGCGCTTTGGTCGACGAGGGCATCGATGTGCTGCCCTTGCTGCTGCCCGAAGCGAGCAAGCACCGCCTGCAATAG